The Elusimicrobiota bacterium genome window below encodes:
- the ispH gene encoding 4-hydroxy-3-methylbut-2-enyl diphosphate reductase, which produces MEKDSKVRLAKSAGFCPGVQKAIARVRELSRAGKGPVYTLGPLVHNSAVIARLAAEGIHDVESLAEVKGQDGVLVIRAHGVPPELEAEARWQGLEVVDATCPLVKKAQYAVSRHARQGFATVIVGDRGHAEVKGLLGYAGRDAFVVAGPKEAAKLPRLDKVNVVAQTTQEEEVFLKTVAVVKRRAKAMVVSDTICKPSRDRQRETAELAGMVDLMIVVGDKHSANTARLAALCRRHCPRTVAVQSSSELDAAVVRAARRIGVTAGASTPDWLVERVLRKVAGSRAVR; this is translated from the coding sequence ATGGAGAAAGACTCCAAGGTCCGGCTGGCCAAGAGCGCCGGGTTCTGCCCGGGCGTGCAGAAAGCCATCGCGCGCGTGCGCGAGCTCAGCCGGGCCGGCAAAGGCCCCGTCTACACCTTGGGGCCCCTCGTGCACAACTCCGCGGTCATCGCGCGGCTCGCGGCGGAAGGCATCCATGACGTGGAATCCCTGGCCGAGGTCAAGGGCCAGGACGGGGTCCTGGTCATCCGCGCGCACGGCGTCCCCCCCGAGCTGGAGGCCGAGGCGCGCTGGCAGGGCCTCGAAGTGGTCGATGCCACCTGCCCATTGGTCAAGAAAGCTCAATATGCCGTCAGCAGGCACGCCCGGCAGGGCTTCGCCACGGTCATCGTGGGAGACCGCGGGCACGCCGAGGTCAAGGGGCTGCTCGGCTACGCGGGCCGCGACGCTTTCGTGGTGGCCGGGCCCAAGGAGGCGGCGAAGCTCCCCCGCCTCGACAAGGTCAACGTCGTGGCCCAGACCACGCAGGAAGAGGAGGTTTTCCTCAAGACCGTGGCGGTCGTCAAGCGGCGGGCCAAGGCCATGGTCGTCTCCGACACCATCTGCAAGCCCAGCCGCGACCGCCAGCGCGAGACTGCGGAGCTGGCCGGGATGGTGGACCTGATGATCGTGGTGGGCGACAAGCACTCGGCCAACACCGCGCGCCTGGCCGCGCTCTGCCGCAGGCACTGCCCCCGGACGGTGGCGGTGCAGTCCAGCTCCGAGTTGGACGCGGCCGTGGTCCGGGCGGCGCGGCGCATCGGCGTCACGGCCGGCGCCTCCACGCCCGACTGGCTGGTGGAGCGGGTCCTGCGCAAGGTGGCAGGCTCCCGCGCAGTCCGCTAG
- a CDS encoding M20 family metallo-hydrolase produces the protein MKEQILQKIDSYRDYAVELQRGLTAIPAIAPSSGGEGEHDKSQWLDAELRKLKFDEIQWYNCPDPQAKMSIRPNIVARWKGQSSKKTLWIMSHTDVVPPGERKLWKSDPYTLHVENGKLYGRGVEDNQQALVASILVAKAMMDCGYRPPVDLALLFAADEETGSDFGAIWLAKNHPEIFGKDDMFLVPDGGESDGSMVEVAEKSLWWLKITTRGKQCHASMPEQGRNAFKAACDLAIRMQSLYKKFGKKDKLYCPPMSTFEPTKKDANVPNINTLPGEDVFYYDCRVLPQYPLKTVEAEIKKLAKGVEKQYGVKISFDDMQRAEAAPPTSPDAEVVKLISEAIKEVHGVKAKTMGIGGGTVAAVFRKLGLPAVVSAKLDETAHQPNEYCILDNLIGDAKVCALTALKMQG, from the coding sequence ATGAAAGAACAGATTCTGCAGAAGATCGACAGCTACCGCGACTACGCCGTGGAGCTGCAGCGGGGCCTGACCGCCATCCCGGCCATCGCGCCCTCCAGCGGCGGCGAAGGCGAGCACGACAAGTCCCAGTGGCTCGACGCCGAGCTGCGCAAGCTCAAGTTCGACGAGATCCAGTGGTACAACTGCCCCGACCCCCAGGCCAAGATGAGCATCCGGCCCAACATCGTGGCGCGCTGGAAGGGCCAGAGTTCGAAGAAGACCCTCTGGATCATGTCCCACACCGACGTGGTCCCCCCGGGCGAGCGCAAGCTCTGGAAGAGCGACCCTTACACCTTGCACGTGGAAAACGGCAAGCTCTACGGCCGCGGCGTGGAGGACAACCAGCAGGCGCTGGTCGCGAGCATCCTGGTGGCCAAGGCCATGATGGACTGCGGCTACCGGCCCCCCGTGGACCTGGCCCTGCTCTTCGCGGCCGACGAGGAGACCGGCTCGGACTTCGGCGCCATCTGGCTGGCCAAGAACCATCCGGAGATCTTCGGCAAGGACGACATGTTCCTGGTCCCGGACGGCGGCGAGTCCGACGGCTCCATGGTGGAGGTCGCGGAGAAGTCCCTCTGGTGGCTCAAGATCACGACCCGGGGCAAGCAGTGCCACGCCTCCATGCCCGAGCAGGGCCGCAACGCCTTCAAGGCCGCCTGCGACCTGGCCATCCGCATGCAGAGCCTCTACAAGAAGTTCGGCAAGAAGGACAAGCTCTACTGCCCGCCCATGAGCACCTTCGAGCCGACCAAGAAGGACGCCAACGTCCCCAACATCAACACCCTGCCGGGCGAGGACGTGTTCTACTACGACTGCCGGGTCCTGCCCCAGTACCCGCTCAAGACCGTGGAAGCCGAGATCAAGAAGCTGGCCAAGGGCGTGGAGAAGCAGTACGGCGTCAAGATCTCATTCGACGACATGCAGCGCGCCGAGGCCGCGCCGCCGACCTCGCCGGACGCCGAGGTGGTCAAGCTGATCAGCGAGGCCATCAAGGAGGTCCACGGGGTCAAGGCCAAGACCATGGGCATCGGCGGCGGCACCGTGGCCGCGGTGTTCCGCAAGCTCGGCCTGCCCGCCGTGGTCTCGGCCAAGCTCGACGAGACCGCGCATCAGCCCAACGAGTACTGCATCCTGGACAACCTCATCGGCGACGCCAAGGTCTGCGCCTTGACCGCGCTCAAGATGCAGGGCTGA
- a CDS encoding glycosyltransferase family 9 protein yields the protein MRFLILALDNLGDAVMASAAAGPIKSLSPGARVGLWTKAYSARVLHGHPDLDFLHASDPFWDAAPGAGRGGLKKFLETLLEVRRQRYDAAFVLGTEWRRALCAFLCGVPERVGYAVRKSGPLLTLRVPWEAHGPHTIDDHLALVEHYFKARLDHPGSWPRLGLSQDETELRDKARARLGGGPVVVLHPFSGEPLRQWPMPGFCAFIEEFSSRLPESRFVLFIGAKDEALVDRQAAALQRDNVWLPEDQSIANMKAVMSLARLFIGTDSGPGHIAAALGIPVLSLAGPHSQVERHRPWGKTVRLLRTGSLERLSASDVADAAQGLL from the coding sequence ATGAGATTCCTCATCCTGGCGCTCGACAATCTGGGCGACGCGGTCATGGCTTCCGCCGCGGCGGGCCCCATCAAGTCCCTGAGCCCGGGCGCGCGGGTGGGGCTCTGGACCAAGGCCTATTCCGCCCGCGTCCTGCACGGCCACCCGGACCTGGACTTCCTCCACGCCAGCGACCCCTTCTGGGACGCGGCACCCGGAGCGGGGAGAGGAGGTCTAAAAAAATTCCTTGAAACACTCCTGGAAGTCCGCCGGCAAAGATATGACGCCGCCTTCGTCCTGGGCACGGAATGGCGGCGGGCCTTGTGCGCTTTCCTCTGCGGGGTCCCGGAGCGCGTCGGCTACGCGGTGCGCAAGAGCGGACCGCTGCTCACTTTGCGGGTCCCGTGGGAGGCTCACGGGCCTCACACCATAGACGACCACTTGGCCTTGGTGGAACACTATTTCAAGGCGAGACTCGATCACCCAGGCTCCTGGCCCAGGCTGGGGCTCTCTCAAGACGAGACGGAGCTGCGGGACAAGGCGCGCGCGCGCCTAGGTGGAGGGCCGGTGGTCGTCCTGCATCCCTTCTCCGGCGAGCCCCTGCGCCAATGGCCCATGCCGGGATTCTGCGCGTTCATCGAAGAGTTCTCCTCCCGCTTGCCCGAAAGCCGCTTCGTGCTCTTCATCGGAGCCAAGGACGAGGCCTTAGTGGACCGGCAAGCCGCGGCATTGCAGCGGGACAATGTCTGGCTGCCGGAGGACCAGTCCATCGCCAACATGAAGGCGGTCATGAGCCTGGCTCGGCTCTTCATCGGCACCGATTCCGGGCCCGGGCACATCGCGGCCGCCCTGGGCATCCCCGTCCTGAGCCTGGCCGGGCCGCATTCCCAGGTCGAGCGGCATCGGCCCTGGGGCAAGACCGTCCGGCTGCTCAGGACCGGCTCTTTAGAGCGCCTCTCCGCCTCCGATGTCGCCGACGCGGCGCAGGGATTGCTCTGA
- a CDS encoding metallophosphoesterase → MLAMFGFIATVILVYLGMQYYVAFWLLRNFPALPLSPQAARVTVLLLALSFPFSMVCLRHFRGSWTAAFAYLSFIWLGLVLIWLASAAAGDLVLLAARLRGGAEALRPWVRLAVLAAAAAGGLWSLYNAARMPALREVEIALPNLPRELDGFTVVQLSDLHLGVTVPLGKFSRIVAQVSALKPDLVVLTGDILDAGLNDEEGFAAIGSGLRARLGVLAVLGNHEFYHGAAASAKAFQSMGARLLRDEVLVLPGGLQVAAVDDVRTAGLSAADVAAVLSKLDASKPSLFLSHQPMYFETAARAGVGLMLSGHTHKGQIFPFNLIVRLVYPHFNGLYRDGGSLLYVTSGTGQWGPPMRLFTRAEAVRFTLRRG, encoded by the coding sequence ATGCTGGCCATGTTCGGCTTCATCGCCACGGTCATCCTCGTCTACCTGGGGATGCAGTACTACGTGGCCTTCTGGCTGCTGCGCAATTTCCCGGCCCTGCCGCTCTCCCCCCAGGCCGCCCGCGTCACGGTCCTGCTCCTGGCCTTGAGCTTCCCCTTCTCCATGGTCTGCCTGCGGCATTTCCGCGGGTCCTGGACCGCGGCCTTCGCTTATCTCTCCTTCATCTGGCTCGGCTTGGTCCTCATCTGGCTGGCCAGCGCGGCAGCCGGCGACCTGGTCCTGCTCGCGGCCCGGCTGCGGGGCGGGGCCGAGGCCCTGCGCCCCTGGGTCCGGCTGGCCGTGCTGGCCGCGGCCGCGGCCGGAGGCCTCTGGTCGCTCTACAACGCGGCGCGCATGCCCGCGCTGCGGGAGGTCGAGATCGCCCTGCCCAATCTGCCCCGCGAGCTCGACGGCTTCACCGTGGTGCAGCTCTCCGACCTGCACCTGGGCGTGACCGTGCCCCTGGGCAAGTTCTCCCGCATCGTGGCGCAGGTCTCGGCACTCAAGCCCGACTTGGTGGTCCTGACCGGAGACATCCTCGACGCCGGGCTCAACGACGAGGAGGGCTTCGCGGCCATCGGCTCGGGCCTGCGGGCCCGGCTCGGGGTGCTCGCGGTGCTGGGCAACCACGAGTTCTATCATGGGGCGGCGGCCTCCGCCAAAGCCTTCCAGAGCATGGGCGCGCGCCTGTTGCGCGACGAGGTCCTGGTCCTGCCCGGCGGGCTGCAGGTCGCGGCCGTCGACGACGTGCGCACTGCGGGCCTCTCCGCGGCTGACGTCGCCGCGGTGCTCTCCAAGCTCGACGCCTCCAAGCCTTCGCTCTTCCTGTCCCATCAGCCCATGTATTTCGAGACCGCGGCGCGGGCCGGCGTGGGCCTGATGCTCTCCGGCCACACCCACAAAGGCCAGATCTTCCCCTTCAACCTCATCGTGCGCCTGGTCTATCCCCATTTCAACGGCCTCTACCGCGACGGGGGCAGCCTCCTCTACGTCACCTCCGGGACCGGGCAGTGGGGCCCGCCCATGCGCCTGTTCACCCGGGCCGAGGCCGTGCGCTTCACCTTGCGCCGCGGCTAA
- a CDS encoding TetR/AcrR family transcriptional regulator translates to MRPAAASAKKDAILAATRRLLVERGFQDLTLDEVARAAGVAKGTLFLYYKSKDALFSAAFGDLVDQLGGRLDELLASDRRGRALLAETARAILSHHDRNRDFMAHFGAGRFPACGARSAERLMDKFRENGRRVTRILQRCAEDGLLPAGDFVYESAALFGLCRSAMLEKLIRGSAGRVEDQTDKVLGFFLHGARGKA, encoded by the coding sequence ATGAGACCCGCGGCCGCTTCCGCCAAGAAGGACGCCATCCTAGCCGCCACCCGCCGGCTGTTGGTCGAGCGCGGCTTCCAGGACCTCACCTTGGACGAGGTCGCGCGCGCGGCCGGGGTGGCCAAGGGCACGCTCTTCCTTTATTACAAGAGCAAGGATGCCCTGTTCTCGGCCGCTTTCGGCGACCTGGTCGACCAGCTCGGCGGCCGCCTCGACGAACTCCTGGCCTCGGATCGGCGCGGCCGCGCTCTCCTGGCCGAGACCGCGCGCGCCATCCTCTCCCACCACGACCGCAACCGCGACTTCATGGCCCATTTCGGGGCCGGTCGGTTCCCGGCCTGCGGCGCGCGCTCCGCGGAGCGCCTCATGGACAAGTTCCGCGAGAACGGCCGCCGCGTCACCCGGATCCTCCAGCGCTGCGCGGAAGACGGGCTCCTCCCTGCCGGCGACTTCGTCTACGAGTCCGCGGCGCTCTTCGGCCTCTGCCGCAGCGCCATGCTGGAGAAGCTCATCCGCGGCTCCGCAGGCCGGGTGGAGGACCAGACCGACAAGGTGCTGGGGTTCTTCCTGCACGGCGCCCGGGGGAAGGCATGA
- a CDS encoding TolC family protein, which yields MKRVLCAVLAAALAAGSVCAPVRAQADSWGAPPPAEADLAQCYAWAKEQSETLRMQTEQIYQIEQQFKAAMAGVLPNLSFNASDKWLDPGSNLANPQPQVNFALSQTLFSGLREFAAMAASKHQGQAAELQLRHAYTSLYQDVANSFYLIVNLQGQLANILAAENLSESRIKELRRWVDLGKSRHSEVVLVESQEAAYEAQAAALRGQIDVARDLLSFLTGQDMSGAKLVDRLERVRGLDPEETLLARAQARYDVQALHKQVQAQEDQVRIAKGAWAPTVSFLGDYYLKRTPALDPSKWDAGVTASLPLFSGGGQLAAVRLAKSQQSQAQYNFELGLRQARSQIHSTYNTLRASVSQAVASEKAFAKANESYTLQQKEYRLGLVSNLDVLAALNSLLSAKLTFDQIVVQSELNLLLLKVSTEELP from the coding sequence ATGAAGCGGGTCTTGTGCGCCGTCCTGGCCGCGGCTTTGGCCGCGGGCTCCGTGTGCGCGCCGGTCCGGGCGCAGGCGGACTCCTGGGGCGCGCCGCCTCCGGCGGAAGCGGACCTGGCGCAGTGTTACGCCTGGGCCAAAGAGCAGAGCGAGACTTTGCGCATGCAGACGGAGCAGATCTACCAGATCGAGCAGCAGTTCAAAGCCGCCATGGCCGGCGTCCTGCCCAACCTCAGCTTCAACGCCTCGGACAAATGGCTGGACCCCGGCTCCAATCTCGCCAATCCGCAGCCCCAGGTCAATTTTGCCCTTTCCCAGACGCTTTTCTCCGGTCTGCGCGAGTTCGCGGCCATGGCCGCGTCCAAGCACCAGGGCCAGGCGGCCGAGCTCCAGCTCAGGCACGCCTACACATCCCTCTACCAGGACGTGGCCAACTCCTTCTATCTGATCGTGAACCTGCAAGGCCAGCTCGCCAACATCCTGGCCGCGGAGAACCTCAGCGAAAGCCGCATCAAGGAACTGCGCCGTTGGGTGGACCTGGGCAAGTCCCGCCACAGCGAGGTCGTCCTGGTGGAGTCGCAGGAGGCCGCCTACGAGGCCCAGGCCGCGGCCCTGCGCGGCCAGATCGACGTGGCGCGCGACCTGCTCTCCTTCCTGACCGGCCAGGACATGAGCGGGGCGAAGCTCGTAGACCGCCTGGAGCGCGTCCGCGGATTGGACCCCGAGGAGACGCTGCTGGCTCGGGCGCAGGCCCGCTACGACGTGCAGGCTCTGCATAAGCAAGTGCAGGCGCAGGAAGACCAGGTGCGCATCGCCAAGGGGGCCTGGGCCCCGACCGTGAGCTTCCTCGGAGACTACTACCTCAAGCGCACGCCCGCCCTGGATCCCAGCAAGTGGGACGCCGGGGTCACGGCCAGCCTCCCCCTGTTCTCCGGCGGCGGCCAGCTGGCTGCGGTCCGGCTGGCCAAGTCTCAACAGAGCCAGGCCCAGTACAATTTCGAGCTGGGCCTGCGCCAGGCGCGCTCCCAGATCCACAGCACCTACAACACCTTGCGCGCCTCCGTGTCCCAGGCCGTCGCGTCGGAGAAAGCCTTCGCCAAGGCCAATGAGAGCTACACCCTGCAGCAGAAGGAGTACCGTCTGGGCCTGGTGAGCAACCTGGACGTGCTCGCGGCACTCAACTCCCTCCTGAGCGCCAAGCTGACCTTCGACCAGATCGTGGTGCAGAGCGAGCTCAACCTCCTGCTGCTCAAGGTCTCCACCGAGGAGCTGCCATGA
- a CDS encoding efflux RND transporter permease subunit, giving the protein MTLSDVSIKNPVFAWMLMIGLMAFGWIGFHRMGISQLPDVDFPVVTITVTWEAAAPEIMETQVADIIEDAVMGVEGIQDVYSTSSMGQTRITVEFNINRNIDVAMQDVQSCIAQAQRNLPAQIDPPIIQKVNPEDQPIIWLVLKAKPGAEVSLIELSRYVSEQLKDDLAMVPGVGNINLGGYIDPNLRVWLNADEMAKREITVEDVLDGIRTEHADVPAGYIDNGPKEFNVRVYGEAYTPEEFSHLVIPNRVRGGSRYRMFHFKDIAVIEDGLNDIRRLSRAKGQLAVGMGVIKQRGTNAVAVADAVKKRIKELQATLPKGMTIETVFDASQFIKDSVNELESELIRSVILTSLVCLLFLGSWSATLNVLLAIPTAILGTFIVLYFCGFTINSFTMLGLSLVIGIIVDDAIMVLENIARYREQGLTKVRAALVGAREITGAALAASVAILAIFIPVIFMQGIVGKFFFQFGVTISAAVMISLIEALTIAPMRCSQFLQIERTNPVSRGVDAFMNRLRDGYRASLARCLDRPKTVLAGALLLFALSLSFLWSLKKEFIPSQDMSRVMVNVTLPLGVSMEQTDGLFKRDIEPWLNARPEVDLAYAIIGGMGGGGVNTGALMVTMLPKEKRPRIGADHHLETQQDFMGILRKQLSGVAGVERVSILDMSQSGFSAKRGYPVQFMVQGPDWDKLAELSGVFRRKMKDSGLMTDIDTDYNPGMPEIQIRPDRAKTAESGITSRAIGDTINAMFGGIKAGKFTGRGKRYDVRVRLADKDRHTPKDLSRIWVRNNYAQVIPLSDVVKSEIKPALFAVTRYNRQRSITVYANPAKGKSQGEALAAVDKIAREILPEGYHIILAGNAQLFADSFKSLGFVLLLGVFVAYMVLGTQFNSFIHPVTVLMALPFSVTGALMALALTHQSLNIYSMIGLILLMGIVKKNSILLVDFTIERRKHGLPLREALLDACPIRLRPILMTSAATIAGALPVALARGTGSELMVPMAVTIVGGVAVSTFLTLFVVPCFYKVMSRFESHRHDQELKEALTELGELPAAAASARD; this is encoded by the coding sequence ATGACCCTCTCCGACGTCTCCATCAAGAACCCGGTCTTCGCCTGGATGCTCATGATCGGCCTCATGGCCTTCGGCTGGATCGGCTTCCACCGCATGGGCATCAGCCAGCTGCCGGACGTGGACTTCCCGGTGGTCACCATCACCGTGACCTGGGAGGCGGCCGCCCCCGAGATCATGGAGACCCAGGTCGCGGACATCATCGAGGACGCGGTCATGGGCGTGGAGGGCATCCAGGACGTGTACTCCACCTCCAGCATGGGCCAGACCCGCATCACCGTCGAGTTCAACATCAACCGCAACATCGACGTCGCGATGCAGGACGTGCAGAGCTGCATAGCCCAGGCCCAGCGCAACCTGCCCGCGCAGATCGACCCCCCCATCATCCAGAAGGTCAACCCCGAGGACCAGCCCATCATCTGGCTGGTGCTCAAAGCCAAGCCGGGCGCCGAGGTCTCCTTGATCGAGCTCTCCCGCTACGTCAGCGAGCAGCTCAAAGACGACCTGGCCATGGTCCCCGGGGTGGGCAACATCAACCTGGGCGGCTACATCGACCCCAACCTGCGGGTCTGGCTCAACGCCGACGAGATGGCCAAGCGCGAGATCACGGTCGAGGACGTCCTCGACGGCATCAGGACCGAGCACGCCGACGTCCCGGCGGGCTACATCGACAACGGGCCCAAGGAGTTCAACGTCCGGGTCTACGGCGAGGCCTACACTCCCGAGGAGTTCTCCCACCTGGTCATCCCCAACCGCGTGCGCGGCGGCTCGCGCTACCGGATGTTCCATTTCAAGGACATCGCCGTCATCGAAGACGGGCTCAACGACATCCGGCGCCTCTCCCGCGCCAAGGGCCAACTGGCCGTGGGCATGGGCGTCATCAAGCAGCGCGGCACCAACGCCGTGGCCGTGGCCGACGCGGTCAAGAAGCGGATCAAGGAGCTGCAGGCCACCTTGCCCAAGGGCATGACCATCGAGACGGTCTTCGACGCCAGCCAGTTCATCAAGGACTCCGTCAACGAGCTGGAATCCGAGCTCATCCGCTCGGTGATCCTGACCTCCTTGGTCTGCCTGCTCTTCCTGGGCTCCTGGAGCGCGACGCTCAACGTCCTGCTCGCCATACCGACCGCGATCCTCGGGACGTTCATCGTCCTCTACTTCTGCGGCTTCACCATCAACAGCTTCACCATGCTGGGCCTCTCGCTGGTCATCGGCATCATCGTAGACGACGCCATCATGGTGCTGGAGAACATCGCCCGCTACCGGGAGCAGGGCCTGACCAAGGTGCGCGCGGCTCTGGTCGGAGCCCGGGAGATCACGGGCGCGGCCCTGGCCGCCTCCGTCGCCATCCTGGCCATCTTCATCCCGGTCATCTTCATGCAGGGAATCGTGGGCAAGTTCTTCTTCCAGTTCGGGGTCACCATCTCCGCGGCGGTCATGATCTCCTTGATCGAGGCCTTGACCATCGCGCCCATGCGCTGCTCGCAGTTCCTGCAGATCGAGCGCACCAACCCCGTGTCGCGGGGCGTGGACGCCTTCATGAACCGCCTGCGGGACGGCTACCGCGCCAGCCTGGCGCGCTGCCTCGACCGGCCCAAGACGGTCCTGGCCGGCGCCTTGCTCCTCTTCGCGCTCTCGCTGAGCTTCCTCTGGTCCCTCAAGAAGGAGTTCATCCCCTCCCAGGACATGAGCCGGGTCATGGTCAACGTCACTCTGCCCCTGGGCGTCTCCATGGAGCAGACCGACGGCCTCTTCAAGAGGGACATCGAGCCCTGGCTCAACGCCCGGCCCGAGGTGGACCTGGCCTACGCCATCATCGGAGGAATGGGCGGCGGCGGGGTCAACACGGGCGCCTTGATGGTGACCATGCTGCCCAAGGAGAAGCGGCCGCGCATCGGCGCCGACCATCATCTGGAGACCCAGCAGGACTTCATGGGCATCCTGCGCAAGCAGCTCAGCGGGGTCGCGGGCGTCGAGCGGGTCTCGATCCTGGACATGTCCCAGAGCGGGTTCTCGGCCAAGCGGGGCTATCCCGTCCAGTTCATGGTGCAGGGCCCGGACTGGGACAAGCTGGCGGAGCTCTCCGGCGTCTTCAGGCGGAAGATGAAGGACTCCGGCCTCATGACCGACATCGACACGGACTACAACCCGGGCATGCCCGAGATCCAGATCCGGCCGGACCGGGCCAAGACCGCGGAGAGCGGCATCACCTCCCGGGCCATCGGCGACACCATCAACGCCATGTTCGGCGGGATCAAGGCGGGCAAGTTCACGGGCCGGGGCAAGCGCTACGACGTGCGCGTGCGCCTGGCGGACAAGGACCGCCACACCCCCAAGGACCTCTCCCGCATCTGGGTGCGCAACAACTACGCGCAGGTCATCCCCCTCTCCGACGTGGTCAAAAGCGAGATCAAGCCCGCCCTCTTCGCGGTCACCCGCTACAACCGCCAGCGCTCCATCACCGTCTACGCCAACCCGGCCAAGGGCAAGTCCCAAGGCGAGGCCCTGGCCGCGGTCGATAAGATCGCCCGGGAGATCCTGCCCGAGGGCTACCACATCATCCTGGCGGGCAACGCCCAGCTCTTCGCGGACTCCTTCAAGAGCCTGGGCTTCGTGCTCCTGCTGGGGGTCTTCGTGGCCTACATGGTTCTGGGGACCCAGTTCAACAGCTTCATCCACCCGGTCACGGTGCTCATGGCTCTGCCCTTCAGCGTGACCGGGGCGCTCATGGCCCTGGCCCTGACCCACCAGAGCCTCAACATCTACAGCATGATCGGCCTCATCCTGCTCATGGGCATCGTGAAGAAGAACTCCATCCTGCTCGTGGACTTCACCATCGAGCGCCGCAAGCACGGCTTGCCCCTGCGCGAGGCCCTGCTCGACGCCTGCCCCATCCGCCTGCGCCCCATCCTCATGACCTCGGCCGCGACCATCGCGGGCGCTTTGCCGGTGGCTTTGGCCCGCGGCACGGGCTCGGAGCTCATGGTGCCCATGGCCGTGACCATCGTAGGCGGGGTCGCGGTCTCGACCTTCCTGACCTTGTTCGTGGTGCCCTGCTTCTACAAGGTGATGTCGCGCTTCGAGAGCCACCGGCACGACCAGGAGCTCAAGGAAGCCCTCACCGAGCTCGGCGAACTGCCCGCCGCGGCGGCCTCGGCCCGGGACTAG